In Nostoc sp. UHCC 0926, a single genomic region encodes these proteins:
- a CDS encoding undecaprenyl-diphosphate phosphatase, with the protein MVTILEVGGMNLLFSQLLQVGGSATEVNLIQQLLEAFILGIVQGITEFLPISSTAHLQVFTKAFHWEELGSKAFLATIQFGSVIAVLIYFRLIIAQVLSGGWAAFQEKDWQREEWKLLVGIAIGTLPALVGGFLLKKALNNENSGINSMTTIAVASIVMALLLGASEKLGSRKRDFKDITILDGLLIGLGQMLALVPGASRSGSTLTTALFLGLERQTAARFSFLLGIPTLTIATLYEFFKEALGKIDLLVVGVGTLSAFAFSYFSIAWLLRYLQTKNTWIFVWYRLAFGSVILSAIAAGLLKNS; encoded by the coding sequence ATGGTGACAATCTTAGAAGTGGGCGGGATGAATTTACTCTTCTCGCAACTGTTACAGGTGGGAGGGTCGGCAACTGAAGTGAACTTGATACAGCAACTGCTTGAGGCATTTATCCTGGGGATTGTACAAGGGATCACAGAATTTCTGCCCATTAGCAGTACTGCTCATCTACAAGTGTTCACCAAGGCGTTCCACTGGGAAGAATTGGGGTCGAAAGCTTTTCTAGCGACAATTCAATTTGGCAGTGTGATTGCCGTCTTAATCTATTTTCGATTAATTATTGCTCAAGTTTTAAGTGGAGGCTGGGCGGCTTTTCAAGAAAAAGACTGGCAGCGAGAAGAATGGAAATTATTAGTAGGAATAGCAATAGGAACCTTGCCTGCTCTAGTCGGGGGATTTCTGCTGAAGAAGGCACTAAATAATGAAAATTCGGGGATTAACAGCATGACTACCATAGCTGTGGCTTCTATTGTGATGGCACTGTTACTAGGTGCATCTGAAAAATTAGGCAGTCGCAAGCGAGATTTTAAAGACATAACCATTCTAGATGGACTGCTGATCGGATTAGGTCAGATGCTGGCTTTAGTACCGGGTGCGTCTCGTTCTGGCTCAACTTTAACAACCGCCTTATTTCTGGGGCTGGAGAGGCAGACAGCAGCAAGATTTTCTTTTCTCTTAGGAATTCCCACGCTGACTATTGCCACCTTATATGAATTTTTTAAAGAAGCACTGGGCAAAATTGACTTGCTAGTGGTGGGAGTAGGGACATTATCAGCGTTTGCATTTTCTTATTTCTCGATCGCCTGGTTGTTGCGATATCTTCAAACTAAGAACACATGGATATTTGTCTGGTATCGTTTGGCATTTGGATCGGTAATCCTCAGTGCGATCGCGGCTGGATTGTTGAAAAATAGTTAA
- a CDS encoding DUF3120 domain-containing protein has translation MINNTLSSYTASTPIDTDLDLADLGQKGIRELESTLSFSPSLPLSISARQTWLVFAAAVFLVTVPVFVEAPIVRSLPSLSLALTAFWVWLSFTLMSRTATYVWGDLLLGFSWSWLAGAIYWGWLRWEPLWHLPVESIGLPLACWCLAKNWGKVGSWFYLGSLLGTVLTDVYFYLADLMPYWRQIMRVDADGAPQILQNALMQVQTPWGQTWAIILALVLLTVGILPLGRNQRHWYAFSGAVLSTILVDSLFLLAAIAA, from the coding sequence TTGATAAATAATACACTGTCCTCCTACACTGCTTCTACCCCTATTGATACCGACTTGGATTTAGCTGATCTTGGGCAGAAGGGGATCAGGGAATTGGAATCTACACTCTCATTTTCTCCCTCTCTCCCCTTATCTATTTCTGCCCGACAAACTTGGTTAGTGTTTGCGGCGGCGGTGTTTTTGGTAACAGTACCAGTATTTGTAGAAGCGCCTATAGTGCGATCGCTACCAAGTCTAAGTTTAGCGCTGACAGCATTTTGGGTGTGGCTAAGTTTTACCTTAATGTCACGGACTGCAACTTACGTATGGGGAGATTTGCTCTTAGGATTTAGCTGGAGTTGGTTAGCAGGAGCGATTTACTGGGGCTGGTTACGTTGGGAACCTTTATGGCATCTGCCAGTAGAATCTATAGGCTTACCGCTTGCTTGCTGGTGTCTGGCGAAGAATTGGGGTAAGGTGGGTAGCTGGTTTTATTTAGGTTCTTTACTCGGTACAGTTTTAACAGATGTATATTTTTATCTAGCAGACTTGATGCCCTATTGGCGGCAAATCATGAGAGTAGATGCAGATGGCGCACCACAAATTTTACAAAATGCCCTAATGCAAGTACAAACACCTTGGGGACAAACTTGGGCAATAATTCTTGCCTTAGTGCTGTTAACAGTCGGAATTTTACCTTTAGGTCGAAATCAAAGACACTGGTATGCCTTTAGTGGCGCAGTTTTAAGCACAATTTTGGTAGACAGCCTATTTTTGTTAGCTGCGATCGCAGCCTAA
- the psbU gene encoding photosystem II complex extrinsic protein PsbU, which yields MKGLVRLLTVFSLLLSCWGWLGTTQIAQAASFNSFAFPQVPILAIQRQNRADAKLGTEFGKKIDLNNTNVRAFQQYPGLYPTLAKKIITNAPYQKVEDVLDLPGLSDRQKETLQANFDKFTVTELEPAFNEGDDRFNNGIYR from the coding sequence GTGAAAGGATTGGTGCGTTTATTAACAGTGTTTAGTTTGTTACTTAGTTGCTGGGGATGGTTGGGAACAACTCAAATAGCCCAGGCTGCTAGTTTCAACAGTTTTGCTTTTCCTCAAGTCCCAATTCTGGCAATTCAGCGGCAGAATCGGGCAGACGCGAAGCTAGGAACGGAATTTGGTAAAAAAATTGATTTAAATAATACCAACGTCCGAGCTTTTCAACAGTATCCAGGGCTTTATCCCACCCTGGCTAAGAAAATCATCACAAATGCTCCCTACCAAAAAGTAGAGGATGTATTGGATCTTCCAGGATTGAGCGATCGCCAAAAAGAAACCCTGCAAGCTAACTTCGATAAATTCACCGTGACAGAACTAGAGCCTGCCTTCAACGAGGGAGACGATCGCTTTAACAACGGCATCTACAGATAA
- the nadB gene encoding L-aspartate oxidase: MPQIDIPSQFDVLVVGAGAAGLYTALCLPESLRVGLITKETVALSASDWAQGGIAAAVSPEDSPTLHIEDTIRAGAGLCDRTAVEFLAQLAPNCIQSLVNLGVAFDRHGQALALTLEAAHSRNRVLHAADTTGREVTTTLTAQVLRRQNIQVIQQALALSLWIEPESGRCQGISLFYQGEITWVRAGAVVLATGGGGQVFAQTTNPAVSTGDGVAIAARAGAILRDLEFVQFHPTALTKPGADRFLISEAVRGEGAHLVDNEGRRFAFDYHPAGELAPRDVVSRAIFSHLQRTTVDLATAHVWLDMRPIPADKIRHRFPNIIKVCQHWGIDVFHEPIPVAPAAHYWMGGIVADLMNRTNIKSLYAVGETASTGVHGANRLASNSLLECIVFGAQMGQIELENIGLPSETPVLPLRKFSADPSEWHIQQAQLEALREKLPRLVWESAGICREQSRLETAIATIESWQQDFAALHLSQFLLALRPAEPASFDLPDVERQLGLWAETRNLLDVADLILKSAVFRTESRGGHYRLDYPQPDPNWQVHTLVQTHHWWKSPLLS; the protein is encoded by the coding sequence TTGCCTCAGATAGATATTCCTAGCCAATTTGATGTCTTAGTAGTCGGTGCTGGTGCGGCTGGACTATACACAGCGCTGTGTCTACCAGAGTCCTTGCGAGTCGGTTTGATTACCAAAGAAACTGTTGCTTTGTCCGCCAGTGATTGGGCACAAGGTGGCATTGCCGCAGCCGTTTCCCCGGAAGATTCTCCGACGCTGCACATTGAGGATACGATCCGGGCAGGTGCGGGTTTATGCGATCGCACCGCTGTAGAATTTCTCGCCCAACTTGCCCCTAACTGTATTCAATCTTTAGTTAACTTGGGGGTTGCTTTTGATCGTCATGGTCAAGCCTTGGCTTTAACTTTAGAAGCTGCCCATTCTCGCAACCGCGTTTTGCATGCCGCTGACACCACAGGGAGGGAAGTTACCACTACCCTCACCGCCCAAGTATTACGTCGCCAGAATATTCAAGTCATTCAGCAAGCTTTGGCTTTAAGTTTGTGGATCGAACCCGAAAGTGGTCGCTGTCAGGGAATAAGCCTGTTTTATCAAGGTGAAATCACATGGGTAAGAGCTGGTGCTGTGGTATTGGCAACTGGCGGCGGCGGTCAGGTATTTGCCCAAACCACTAACCCGGCTGTAAGTACGGGTGATGGGGTAGCGATCGCAGCTCGGGCTGGGGCGATCCTCCGCGATTTGGAATTTGTGCAATTTCACCCCACTGCCCTGACTAAACCTGGTGCCGATCGCTTTCTGATTAGCGAAGCTGTACGCGGTGAGGGGGCACACCTTGTCGATAACGAAGGGCGGCGTTTTGCCTTTGACTATCACCCGGCGGGTGAACTTGCACCCAGAGATGTAGTCAGTAGAGCAATTTTCAGCCATTTACAACGTACCACCGTTGATCTGGCGACTGCCCATGTCTGGTTGGATATGCGCCCCATCCCCGCCGACAAGATTCGTCACCGCTTTCCCAACATCATCAAAGTTTGTCAGCATTGGGGCATTGATGTCTTCCATGAACCAATTCCTGTGGCCCCTGCTGCCCATTACTGGATGGGTGGAATTGTTGCGGATCTGATGAATCGCACGAATATTAAGAGTTTGTACGCGGTGGGTGAAACCGCTAGTACCGGGGTGCATGGGGCAAATCGCCTTGCCAGTAATTCCCTACTGGAATGTATTGTGTTTGGGGCCCAGATGGGCCAGATTGAGTTGGAAAATATTGGGCTGCCGTCAGAAACACCAGTGCTACCATTACGGAAATTTAGTGCTGATCCTAGTGAGTGGCACATCCAGCAAGCACAGCTAGAAGCACTCAGGGAAAAGTTACCACGTCTAGTGTGGGAAAGTGCTGGTATTTGTCGGGAGCAATCACGGTTGGAAACTGCGATCGCCACTATTGAATCTTGGCAGCAAGATTTCGCGGCTTTGCATTTAAGTCAATTCTTGCTTGCTTTACGTCCCGCAGAACCAGCTAGTTTTGACTTACCAGATGTTGAACGGCAATTAGGACTTTGGGCAGAAACCCGCAATTTATTAGATGTGGCTGATTTAATTCTCAAAAGTGCTGTTTTTAGAACCGAAAGCCGAGGCGGACACTACCGTTTAGATTATCCTCAACCAGACCCAAATTGGCAAGTTCACACACTTGTACAAACACATCATTGGTGGAAATCTCCACTATTGTCTTGA
- a CDS encoding CHASE2 domain-containing protein, with translation MNQQLGKHCVKLIFGLKQSLRRGHRELITAASVAVCVLLLHSIGLLQSLELAGLDQFFSLRPNEPPEDRITIVVIDEADLDEVGSWPIPDTNIAQLLQKLNVHKPRAIGLDIYRNLPVEPGNQELRNAYKSMPNLIGIEQLANDKNKNVTVLPPLGLNQDQVGFNNVLYDSDVKVRRSLLYWHVDNQVHESFALKLALLYLKSENITPSKAKSNPEYLQLGKAVFTRFQANDGGYVGANAGGYQILTNFPKPKYQSSSGEFYSFRQVSMRDVLADKVEENLIKDRIILIGSTAPSLQDFVLIPYSSSLRGTAKPVPGIQLQAYFISELISAALQGRPLLKVWPDLVENLWIFIWSYLGAVTTWRIRHATRSLISILVSCFVLTLSAYVAFLYGWWIPIIPSLFSFGSSAIWITSHIAHMQEEWKRSKEFLYHVINTIPDPIFVKNQQHQWIVLNEAYCRFIGYPNKLLIEKSDYDFFPKHEADVFRQQDDLVFQTQQPQEHEEEFTNAEGQTHQIATKRSLHKDAAGNLFLVGVIRDITQHKLTEQHLKCTAAELSRSNNEFKLKEDHLRYLANHDPLTGLSNRKFFTEQLYESLHGAQHDNLLLGVLFIDLDGFKQVNDTLGHETGDRLLMTIAGRLSNSLRASDTVSRLGGDEFTVILRAIPNVQIAAKVAEKILSSIIKPIVVDGDQIRISASIGISVYPYNSQDSETLIKQADAAMYRAKRLGKNRYEFA, from the coding sequence ATGAATCAGCAGCTAGGCAAGCATTGTGTGAAGTTAATCTTTGGACTGAAACAATCGCTTCGTCGAGGACACAGGGAGTTAATTACTGCCGCCAGTGTTGCAGTCTGCGTCCTGCTTTTGCACTCCATCGGATTATTACAATCTTTGGAGTTGGCAGGTTTGGATCAATTTTTTAGCTTACGTCCAAATGAACCGCCAGAAGATCGTATTACTATCGTAGTCATTGATGAAGCCGATTTAGACGAAGTAGGTTCGTGGCCGATTCCAGATACAAATATTGCCCAACTGTTGCAAAAATTAAACGTCCACAAACCCCGTGCTATTGGCTTAGATATCTACAGAAATTTGCCAGTAGAGCCTGGTAATCAAGAATTGCGTAATGCTTATAAGTCAATGCCCAACTTGATTGGTATTGAACAACTAGCAAATGACAAAAACAAAAACGTTACTGTTTTACCTCCACTGGGACTAAATCAGGATCAAGTGGGCTTTAATAACGTGCTGTATGACTCTGATGTTAAAGTCCGTCGCAGCTTGTTGTATTGGCACGTTGATAATCAGGTACACGAAAGTTTTGCCCTGAAGTTGGCTTTATTGTATTTAAAGTCAGAAAATATTACTCCCAGCAAAGCAAAAAGCAACCCTGAGTATTTGCAATTGGGTAAGGCAGTATTTACTCGTTTTCAGGCTAATGATGGTGGTTATGTGGGAGCTAATGCTGGAGGCTACCAAATTTTGACCAATTTTCCCAAACCCAAATATCAAAGCTCATCTGGAGAATTTTATAGTTTTCGCCAGGTATCGATGAGAGATGTACTGGCAGATAAAGTCGAAGAAAACTTAATCAAAGATCGGATTATACTCATTGGCTCCACCGCACCCAGTCTCCAAGATTTTGTACTTATTCCCTACTCCAGCAGTCTGAGGGGTACGGCAAAGCCTGTACCTGGTATTCAACTGCAAGCTTATTTTATTAGTGAGTTAATCTCCGCTGCTCTGCAAGGACGACCCTTACTCAAAGTCTGGCCTGACTTAGTGGAAAACTTGTGGATTTTTATCTGGTCTTATCTGGGAGCCGTGACGACATGGCGGATACGACACGCAACTAGAAGCCTGATCAGTATCCTAGTTTCTTGTTTTGTATTAACCCTGAGTGCGTACGTTGCTTTCTTGTATGGGTGGTGGATACCGATTATTCCCTCACTGTTTAGCTTTGGCAGTTCAGCTATTTGGATAACCAGTCATATTGCCCACATGCAGGAAGAGTGGAAACGTTCCAAAGAATTTTTGTATCACGTAATCAACACCATTCCTGATCCAATTTTTGTGAAAAATCAACAACACCAGTGGATTGTTTTAAATGAAGCGTATTGTCGATTTATCGGTTATCCGAATAAGTTGTTAATTGAAAAGTCAGACTATGACTTTTTCCCGAAACATGAAGCCGATGTGTTTCGACAACAGGATGATCTTGTTTTCCAGACTCAGCAACCCCAGGAACATGAAGAAGAATTTACAAATGCAGAAGGTCAGACTCATCAAATTGCTACTAAGCGATCGCTCCACAAAGACGCAGCTGGCAATTTATTTTTAGTTGGGGTCATCCGAGATATTACTCAGCACAAGCTCACAGAGCAACATCTCAAGTGTACCGCTGCTGAACTATCCCGCTCTAATAATGAATTCAAACTCAAAGAAGACCATTTGCGTTACTTAGCAAATCACGACCCGCTCACTGGTCTATCCAATCGCAAATTTTTTACCGAACAACTTTACGAGTCATTACATGGGGCGCAACACGATAACTTGTTGCTGGGAGTGCTGTTTATTGATTTAGATGGCTTTAAGCAAGTCAATGATACTCTGGGGCATGAGACAGGCGATCGCTTGCTAATGACTATCGCTGGACGACTTAGCAACTCTTTACGCGCTAGTGATACAGTTTCTCGTTTGGGTGGCGATGAATTTACTGTAATTTTACGGGCAATTCCTAATGTCCAAATAGCTGCTAAAGTCGCTGAAAAAATTTTAAGCAGTATTATCAAGCCAATTGTTGTAGACGGCGATCAAATCCGAATCTCTGCCAGTATTGGCATTAGTGTCTACCCATACAACAGTCAAGACAGTGAAACTTTGATAAAACAAGCAGATGCAGCAATGTATCGTGCCAAGCGCCTGGGTAAAAATCGCTACGAGTTTGCTTAA